The sequence CACCTCGCTCGCGGACAGACTGCCCGCACATTTTTGAAAGCGATTGAGAACCATGGTGCGACGATTGCGACGTACATCCAGTTGGTCCAATGTTTTCAACATCGCCGCGGTCCCGGTCAAAGTCGGCACCACGTTTTCAGTGACCACACACACATGATCAGCTCGGTCAAAAATCGCGAGTGTGGTCGCATCGAGCAACGGAAATGAGTCGACGACAACCAAGTCAAACGCCGACTTGGCAACCCCCAAGATCACCGAGATGCATTCGTCATCCACATCCGATGCGTCAGCTGGTGTTGGTGGAGCCGCCAGAACGTGAAGTCCTGATTCGTGGATCGTCGCCACCTCGCGAATCATCGTCGCATCCAGACGATCTTTCATCGCTGCAACATCGGCGATCGTCATGGTTGGGTTGAGATTCAACAACGAGGCCGCCACACCAAGTTGCAATGAAGCGTCGACCAATAGAACACGCTTGTCCGTGGTGGTCGCCCAATGGACGGCGGTGTTGACCGCGATGGTGGATTTGCCCACGCCGCCTTTGGTGCTGGCGACCGCCAGCAACTTCCCTCGCCGGCCCATCTCGGGACGTGCCTTCTCCACGCGACGCATCACGCCGGCAAGTTCGCCGGAACTGGCCGGTCGACGTAGAAAATCGCGAACGCCAATCCGCACGGCCTCGACCAACAAGCCATCGACCGTCTCCGCATCGTCATCCAAGATTCCGATGATGGGGCACGAGACATCGTGCACTTCGATCGCGTGTTGCCATTGCGATAGCGACTCCATCGAAGACGACAACTCCAACACCAACAGGTCCGGCGCGTCATGCCGCATGCGAGCGATCACAGACGAGAGGTCCGCTGCGAAGTCAATGGACGTGTCACCGCCAAGCGATGCTACGGCGGCTTCGAGTTCGACCTCGAGCGATTCCGATTGAACGACAGCCAAGATTTGAGTCATGGATTGGTCCCCTGAATTTGTCTGGCTCGGACGAGGACGGGTGCGTGCGCGGCGTCTGTACCGGCAAGCGACCGATTGGCCATCAGAACTTCGTCGTTCAAGACCGAAACGCAGGTCGGATTCGCCGTTGCATTGGGGAACTCGAACCCAAGTTCCTCCATCGTGCGTGGCACGACAGCCCCCGCAGTGACTTCGGCTAGAACGAACCCGATGACCACCGAGTTGCCTGTTGGCAAGACATCGAAAATGGGCAGATAACCAACGCCCGCAAAATCCGTGGCGGCATCCACCGACGAAACAGGGGTGCCAACCGTCAAGGAAGCTTCGTCAATCCGCCTCAATGATGTCCGCTGATAGGTCTCCGCTTCCATCTCTGATCGCGGCAAGGCAACGGACAACGCGCTAGGCACGAGTTCGCTTGACGCTCCACCGACGGCAACCACAGGCATGAGCTGGACGATGGATTCACCACGAACCGAGATTCCGCGAGCTTTCGATTCGAGGTTCAGCAGTGAGCCTCGCGTCCAAAGCCCCACCAATCGTTCGGCGGAGGTTCCGCCCGCCAAATCGTCTTCTCCGGTGCGTCGTAAACGAACCAAGATCGAGTTCGGCTGGTCGGTGTCGGGAAGGAAGGTCAGTGAACGATCGTAACCGGCGGGTTGCCCTGGCAATTCGTCGGGCACCACCTCTCGGTCATAATTTCCCAACACAATGTCGCCCGCCAATTCGTTGCTGGCATTGATTTCCAAGGTCGGCTCGACAGGATCACCTAAGGTGTCGCAACGAATGGTTTGGCCGGCAACTGCGACGATCGTTCCCTCATCGAGTTCGATACGTTTCGGCCCCCAACTGTCTGACGCCAGGTCCGCACGCTGAACCACGAACTCGCGAACGTCCAACTCAGTTCGCTGCATGGCAAGGTTCCACCCGCCTTCGATCGCCGCGGCGTCGGCGACGGATTGCATGTGGGTTTGTGTCAACCGTGCCATTCCTAGATCGATCGACAACGCGGCGATTCCAATCAAGACGAAAAAAACGATCGCCATCAGGACCAAGACCACACCGTCACGTTCGGCTGATTTTCCTCGCGTTTTGTTAGGAGGATTGCAATTCAGAATTCGGTTCATTGCGATGCCCCAAACAAGTGAGAGGCTTGGGCACCACCGACGAAAATGTCCGTGCGTTTCGCATCCGCCAACGGGTTGAATTTCATCACAGTCACACGTTCGGAATCGGATGACGGCGAAGCCGGGATCGCCGTTTCCGGGATGGGTTTTCGACTGGCATCCATCAGCGGTGTCGCTGCACGGACGGTGGCTCTGAGACTGGCCCCAACAGCGACCGCGTACTCCAACCGAGCGACTTGATCCGGCCGAACAGCAAGGATCAATTTCGCGGCTGTTTTGATGTCTGCTGATTGACCTTGTTGAGCCGTCGGGTTGCCCGGTGATCGCGTGGGCATCATCACCACCACATCGTCCGCAATGGGTTCCACGCTGGTCCGCTGGGCGTCGGTCAATACAACATTGGTCAAACGACCTCGAGAACCACGGGGTTGTTCCGCCGTTCGGCTGGCGACCAAATCCAAATGCTGACCAAACTCAAATGCATCACCTCCAATCAAGCCGTCGGTGTCCAAAAAGAACAGAACCCTTCCGGATGGTGTGGCACCTGACAATCCAGTGGCGGTTCCCGGCGGCATCAAATCCGACTCGCTGATTGGCACGGTGGCGGGCAGATCGTGTCTTGGCACGCGTCCCACCAACTGCGATAGATCCGTGATCCAATTAGAGCGTATGGCGGTCTCCTCAGGAACGGGAATCGTCCTGACATATGCGGTCGCGGGATCTTCGAAGCTGGTCGGACGAATGGTTTGATAAGCGAGCAGCGTTTGCCCCGGAATGGGCACCGCGACCATTCCATCGGGAACGTTGGCGGTTGGTTCCTTCGAGTCCGGACGACCACTGCGAACCAACACGTTGACCGTGGCCCTCAATTCCAACGCCGCCGTGACGGCCGACACATCCTCCGCGGCAACCGCCAACACAACCTCTTCCACCGGCACGCTCAACAAGCGTTTGCCTTGCGTGAGTGATGCCGAACTTTCCGTGCTGACGCGTTGAACGACCGGTGTCAACACTTTGGCTTGTCGTGCAACCAATCTGGCTGTGGTCTCTTTCTCTTCGTCACGCGATGCTCGGCTGCTATCGATGACCAATTCCGAGCCCGGCAAGCGACTGCCCGTTGAGTATTCAAACCGACTGAGTTTCTTCAGCGGAATATTCGCGACCAAATCGATTTGTTCGCCCATGCTGATGCGATGAACTCCGGCGAGCTGATCCGCTTTCAAAGTCATCGCTCGCATCCCCGGTGGAGTCGCCCCCGCTAGTCCCGCCGGCGTGCCTCGTTCGAAGAAGTTGGCTTCCGCAAATGCGAACCCGGGTGTCTTGTCGCTCTTCAACACCCGTCCGATGATGTCGGTCGCCTGGGTGAAGGCACCTCCCAGCTGAACCAATTGCTGATCGGTCACGACGCTGCCATCGTCTAACTGAAACAACACTCCGTCGGCGGTTCGCTCCGCCGCTTGAATGCGTTGGCTGATCAACGTTCCGTCGGGCGATGCAACCGTCGCACTCATGCCTGGAAGCGAGGTCAGCGGGACATCGACTCCGTGGATCTTGCCGGTCCGAGGATCCAGCAAATCGCCGCGGGCGACTTTGGAATAGGCCGCGATCGGACGCCAGTTCATCGGCAGAGAAATCGCATCGGGCCGAGCTTCTGATTGCCTCCAAAATGCCAGACGCTCCATTGGAATTCCCGCGGCGACCAAAGACGCCACCACGCCCGCCGTGAGCACACCCAGCACAAGGAATGTCGCGAGGACAATCTTCAGAAACGAAAGGGAGGATCGTTGTTTTCTCATGACCATCTTTGATTGGTGACTCGCCTAGGGCGAAGGAGTTTCTGGTTTCTCAGGTAGTAGCACTTCCCTGCGAAAAATGGCGTGCGAGACAAGCGTTCGTCGGTAGGGACGAATGCCAATGGCACTGCCAGTCAATTCCGGGCTGGTCAACGCTCCATGAACGCCCAACCCATACTTCCCCCCGTACGTCCCCGCATAGATGCGTTCTCCGTCGCTGTTAAATTCAATCAAAGGCCGACAGAGCAATGTGCCACGCATCGCGTCGGGATTGATTGATTCCACTTCGCAATCGATGGCCGCGTTTGGATCGCCAACATTTGGAACGAACTTGCCGTTGTCTCGAAAGCTACTCATCCACGGTGACTGAGCGGGATAGTGCACGCGAAGGGCGACGACACCTCGAATGTTTTCGTCGGGGTTGTCCAGCATGAACGGATCGGGGTTGTTGCCGGAGTCATCGTCCGGCAGATCCTCGGTGTCGATTTCTTCGACCACGTCCACCCATCGAATTCGTTCCGCACCGCCGCCTCCGTTGTGGCCCTCTTGGCGTTCGATCACGAGGGGGATCTGCACCACAAATTCGTCGGCGACGTAGTCCAAGCCGATCTCGGGTTTGCCTTCCTCATCCTCCGTGCGTTCCAGCATCGCGCCCGGGTATCTCAGCAGTCTGCGGGTGGTTGTGATTTCGTTTTCCGAGGGAAGTTCACAATCCTCGGCTGATCCTCGTTCGACGAATTCGTCCATGATGTAGAGCGTCGCCAATTGCTGATTCAACAACGGCATTTGTGGAACCACATCGAGAAAGAAGTTGTAGTTGGGGATCTCTTGTTCCAACTCATCCAAATCGATCACCAACCAACGATCGTCGTAGATCCGACGCATCACCGTTCGGTCTCGCAAAGCTTCTTCAAAGCTGCAATCGATTGGCAGCGGGGTCTGAGACAATTCGCGTGCCCCGACGTTCGCCGCAACTTGAATTTGCCCCGCCGCGTGGATCCAAATACCGAACGTGATCGCTCCGCCCACCAACAAATACAGCACCAACGCGATCAGAGAAAACTCAATGAGAGCTTGCCCTGATCGATCGCATGCACAACCGCGAGCATCGCTGGCTCGCGATCTGCGTGTGGATGAAAGATCGTTACCCATAAGCTATTTGTCGTGCCCGGAACTCATTCGTCCGTGGAAGTTGGTGTCCTTCAGCAGTAAAACGATACGAACGCGATGTAGCCAATAAAGCCAAACAGAATGGCGGGCACATAGGCGTAGTCTCGCTGGCCGCGAAGCATCGCGATCAGCGACAGCACGCCACCGGCCATCGCCATCCAAAACAGAACAATTAGCAATCCGACGGGACCGACCAGCAGTCCCAGCGAAACAATCAACTTCCCATCGCCGCCGCCCAATTTCGCAAAGTGGAACAAGGCGTAAGCGATGAGCAGGCCAGTGAGACCACCGACCAGCACCCAAGCGATCGAGAGCCCAAGCCAACCAAGCAAGGAACTCACGATCGCGATGGTGCCGATCAAAACGGAGATCCAATCCGGGATCTCCCGTGTTCGCAAATCCTGCAAGCTAGCAACCAACAGCAAGCTGAAAGTGATGATTGCAATCACAGCGAACACGAAATGACAACTTCCCTTTCAGAAATCCGATTCGACGAAGCGAACTCGCCGAAGCAGAAATCGATGCAAAGAGTAACTCAAACTCTGATCATTCGGCTTCCAAGATCAAACCACCGAAATCAGTCGGAGTATCAAGACCAACGTTGTCTCCGAGACGCGAGTTTCCAGAATTCGCAGCAATTCCAACCGCATCAATTTCAATCGCCCCTGAAGTCCCATCGGCCGTTGTTTCGATAAGCTTTCCAGTTGTGATCGGCCCATTGTCATCTGTGTGTGCCCCAGGAAGGATCGTCGCCACCGCGGCGAACAGGTCACTTGTTTTGTGACCGAAAACCGAAACGGCGGCGGCACAGATCAAAGCCACACCGGCGATGATCAGACCGTATTCCACCAAACCTTGACCCTTCTTGTTGCGAAGCATCTTACGCATATTGTTTTCCTTCAAGAAAAACGAGTTAACAAAGTGTTTTGTCGCCTGGCAAAAGGTTCCGCATGACCAGTGCAGGCCGTGGATGGCGGCGACGAACGAACCATCCACGTTTGATCGGCTGGCGTGTAAAAACACGCGAAAAGTCGGAAGCGAGCTTCGATCCAACATGCAAATGCTGCAGTTCGAAAGCCAAAAATTTTCAATGGTGCCCCACCGCATGAGCGCAACCAATCGAGGTGTGGTCGGACCGTAATCAACTACACCCACGCGGCGGAACGTATTGAGACC is a genomic window of Rhodopirellula halodulae containing:
- a CDS encoding AAA family ATPase; the protein is MTQILAVVQSESLEVELEAAVASLGGDTSIDFAADLSSVIARMRHDAPDLLVLELSSSMESLSQWQHAIEVHDVSCPIIGILDDDAETVDGLLVEAVRIGVRDFLRRPASSGELAGVMRRVEKARPEMGRRGKLLAVASTKGGVGKSTIAVNTAVHWATTTDKRVLLVDASLQLGVAASLLNLNPTMTIADVAAMKDRLDATMIREVATIHESGLHVLAAPPTPADASDVDDECISVILGVAKSAFDLVVVDSFPLLDATTLAIFDRADHVCVVTENVVPTLTGTAAMLKTLDQLDVRRNRRTMVLNRFQKCAGSLSASEVSEQLNEPVAAVLKNDRRVVEAANLGVPVITTRSWFGVSGSMRQLADDLLQKLSVEAPVAPQVVAEPAIAVEAEPISPAVVS
- a CDS encoding pilus assembly protein TadG-related protein; protein product: MNRILNCNPPNKTRGKSAERDGVVLVLMAIVFFVLIGIAALSIDLGMARLTQTHMQSVADAAAIEGGWNLAMQRTELDVREFVVQRADLASDSWGPKRIELDEGTIVAVAGQTIRCDTLGDPVEPTLEINASNELAGDIVLGNYDREVVPDELPGQPAGYDRSLTFLPDTDQPNSILVRLRRTGEDDLAGGTSAERLVGLWTRGSLLNLESKARGISVRGESIVQLMPVVAVGGASSELVPSALSVALPRSEMEAETYQRTSLRRIDEASLTVGTPVSSVDAATDFAGVGYLPIFDVLPTGNSVVIGFVLAEVTAGAVVPRTMEELGFEFPNATANPTCVSVLNDEVLMANRSLAGTDAAHAPVLVRARQIQGTNP
- a CDS encoding TadE/TadG family type IV pilus assembly protein; this encodes MGNDLSSTRRSRASDARGCACDRSGQALIEFSLIALVLYLLVGGAITFGIWIHAAGQIQVAANVGARELSQTPLPIDCSFEEALRDRTVMRRIYDDRWLVIDLDELEQEIPNYNFFLDVVPQMPLLNQQLATLYIMDEFVERGSAEDCELPSENEITTTRRLLRYPGAMLERTEDEEGKPEIGLDYVADEFVVQIPLVIERQEGHNGGGGAERIRWVDVVEEIDTEDLPDDDSGNNPDPFMLDNPDENIRGVVALRVHYPAQSPWMSSFRDNGKFVPNVGDPNAAIDCEVESINPDAMRGTLLCRPLIEFNSDGERIYAGTYGGKYGLGVHGALTSPELTGSAIGIRPYRRTLVSHAIFRREVLLPEKPETPSP
- a CDS encoding A24 family peptidase, whose product is MFAVIAIITFSLLLVASLQDLRTREIPDWISVLIGTIAIVSSLLGWLGLSIAWVLVGGLTGLLIAYALFHFAKLGGGDGKLIVSLGLLVGPVGLLIVLFWMAMAGGVLSLIAMLRGQRDYAYVPAILFGFIGYIAFVSFYC
- a CDS encoding Flp family type IVb pilin gives rise to the protein MRKMLRNKKGQGLVEYGLIIAGVALICAAAVSVFGHKTSDLFAAVATILPGAHTDDNGPITTGKLIETTADGTSGAIEIDAVGIAANSGNSRLGDNVGLDTPTDFGGLILEAE